A genomic window from Glycine soja cultivar W05 chromosome 10, ASM419377v2, whole genome shotgun sequence includes:
- the LOC114372448 gene encoding carboxyl-terminal-processing peptidase 3, chloroplastic-like, giving the protein MKNLCQNFDVRATIPVKIGKKSTWDVLFPRRLWLPTWTCDQRKEGKLNLKVQCGTRKEGWVESAGKSAFGFGVSAAVLFSAFCYSPAALAESLTVAFPVSRAPEVNAVQRTLVEAWGLIRETFVDPTFNHQDWDLKLQQTMVEMFPLNSADAAYTKLRGMLSTLGDPFTRIISPKEYQGFKIGSDGNVQGVGLFINVEPRTGHLVVLSCVDGSPAARAGIHQGDELIEINGERLDGIDSETAAQRLRGNAGTTVTVKVKDSGTRSFIREVKLPREYIKLSPISSAIIPHRSPDGHFTKTGYVKLSAFSQTAAEDMRNAIQELENQGVHSYILDLRNNPGGLVKAGLDVAQMWLDGNETLVNTIDRDGNMLPINMVDGHAITHDPLVVIVNEGSASASEILAGALHDNGRAILVGHKTFGKGKIQSVTQLHDGSALFVTVAKYLSPALHDIDQVGITPDVQCTTEMLNSTKDISNSTKDKASVSSLEADSCIMVAEHELDLEESMGTAS; this is encoded by the exons ATGAAGAATCTTTGTCAGAATTTTGATGTTAGAGCCACGATTCCGgttaaaataggaaaaaaatcgACTTGGGATGTTTTGTTTCCTCGTAGGTTGTGGTTGCCGACGTGGACGTGTGATCAGAGGAAGGAGGGGAAGTTGAACTTAAAGGTGCAGTGCGGTACTAGGAAAGAAGGGTGGGTTGAATCTGCGGGAAAAAGCGCGTTTGGGTTTGGCGTTTCGGCCGCGGTTTTGTTCTCTGCGTTCTGCTACTCGCCCGCGGCGCTTGCAGAGTCCCTCACCGTTGCTTTTCCCGTGTCTCGGGCGCCTGAG GTAAATGCAGTTCAAAGAACTCTTGTGGAAGCATGGGGTTTAATTCGAGAAACATTTGTTGATCCTACATTTAATCATCAAG ATTGGGATTTGAAGTTGCAGCAAACAATGGTGGAAATGTTTCCCCTGAACTCAGCTGATGCAGCATACACAAAACTCCGTGGAATGCTTTCTACCCTTGGAGATCCTTTCACTCGAATTATCAGCCCAAAG GAATACCAAGGGTTTAAAATTGGAAGTGATGGGAACGTACAAGGAGTGGGATTGTTCATAAATGTTGAACCAAGAACAGGACATTTG GTTGTCTTGTCATGTGTAGATGGCAGTCCAGCTGCTCGTGCTGGTATACATCAAGGGGATGAATTGATTGAGATAAATG GTGAGAGGCTTGATGGCATTGATAGTGAAACTGCAGCACAAAGGCTTAGAGGGAATGCTGGAACAACTGTTACAGTAAAG GTCAAAGACTCAGGAACAAGATCTTTTATCCGAGAG GTCAAACTTCCTAGGGAGTATATTAAGCTCTCTCCAATATCAAGTGCCATCATCCCTCATAGATCCCCAGATGGTCATTTCACAAAAACTGGCTATGTGAAATTGTCAGCCTTCTCTCAG ACTGCTGCTGAAGACATGAGGAATGCCATTCAGGAATTGGAAAATCAAGGAGTACACTCGTACATATTAGATCTACGGAACAATCCT GGTGGTTTGGTAAAAGCCGGCCTTGATGTTGCACAGATGTGGTTAGATGGAAATGAGACTCTAGTGAACACAATCGATAGAGATGGGAACATGCTACCCATTAATATGGTCGATGGACATGCTATAACACATGATCCACTTGTGGTGATT GTCAATGAGGGAAGCGCAAGTGCCAGTGAGATTTTAGCCGGGGCATTACATGATAACGGTCGAGCTATTCTTGTGGGGCACAAAACATTTGGTAAAGGAAAGATTCAG AGTGTCACTCAGCTTCATGATGGGTCAGCACTCTTTGTTACAGTGGCAAAATATCTATCACCAGCCCTTCATGACATAGATCAGGTTGGGATAACACCAGATGTGCAATGCACAACAGAAATGCTCAATTCAACCAAGGATATTTCAAATTCAACCAAAGACAAGGCCTCAGTCTCATCTCTGGAAGCAGATTCATGCATAATGGTAGCAGAACATGAGTTGGATTTGGAGGAGTCCATGGGAACTGCTTCTTGA